The DNA region taaattgctacgagaatatgttgatgtctttgcctggtcatatgaagacatgtctggtctagatacagatattgtgcaacatttcctacctttgaaacctgagtgcgtatttgtgaagcagaagctcagaagaactcatcctgatatggcagtgaagatcaaagaggaagttcataagcaaattgatgcggggtttctggtgacttctacatatcctcaatgggtggccaatattgtgtccgtgcctaagaaagacggaaaagtccggatgtgtgtggactatagagacttgaataaagctagtccgaaagatgattttcctctaccacatattaatatgttggtagacaatacagctaaattcaatgtcttctcatttatggatggattttccggatataatcagattaagatggcacctgaggatatggagaagacaatattcatcacaccttggggaacattctattatcgagtgatgcccttcggtttgaagaacgccggagccacgtatcaacgagctatgaccaccttgttccatgatatgatgcacaaggagatcgaggtatatgttgacgatatgatcgctaagtcaagaacggaagttgaacatgtagagcacttgttgaagctttttcagcatttgagaaagtataagctccgtctaaatcccaacaagtgtacatttggagtccgttccggcaagttattgggctttatcgtcagtgaaagaggtattgaggttgatcctgcaaaggtcaaagcaatacaagagatgcatgcgcccagaactgagaagcaagtccgaggatttcttggccgcttgaattatatttccagattcatatcccacatgactgccacatgtgtgccgatattcaagctcctccggaaagatcagtcccatgattggaccgaggattgccagaaagctttcgacagtattaaagagtatttgtctaagcctccgatcctgtctccgcccgtggaaggaagaccattgattatgtatctgactgttcttcaagactcaatgggttgtgtccttggtcagcaagacgaatcagggaagaaagaatatgctatttactacttgagcaagaagttcaccgattgtgagtctcgatattcaatgcttgagaaaacatgttgtgctttggcctaggctgctaagcgcctacgccagtatatgttaaatcatacgacgTGGTTGAcatccagaatggatccaatcaagtatatcttcgagaaacctgctttaacagggaggattgcccgttggcagatgttgttatctgagtatgatattgagtatcgagctcagaaggttattaaaggtagtatcttggctgatcacttggcacatcatccgattgaggattatcagtcagttcaatatgacttcccagaagaggagattctgtatttgaaaatgaaagattgcgatgagcctacgctcgatgaagggccaaagcctggttccatatggagtatggtgtttgatggcgctgtaaatcaatatggaaatggtattggggcagtgattattactcctcagggcacacacattccttttacagcaaggctaactttcaaatgcacaaataatatggctgaatatgaggcctgcattatgggattggaggagtgcattgatcttaggatcaagcatggTAGTTGTATGACTTTGAATGAGAAAGCTACATTAACAatattcttatttttatttttattttcttaattaatataaaaaaaaattatataagATTTTTCCCTTACTACATAATCAACATAGCTCGTCATATAAATTTCACCTTAATCCTAAATAAATCTTTTTATTTCACTTAAACACCAACAtcataaaaataataattatatcATATTCTTTGGTTAAACGAATATAATTAttagggtgttacaactctcccccacttaaagaattttcgtcctcgaaaattacCTGAAGAAAATAGCTCCGGGTAAGACTCCTTCATTTTGTCCTCGAGTTCCCATGTAATGTTGCCCCTGGCAGGTCCACCCCATGTcactttcactaaggcaatctctttgCCCCTCAAGTTCTTCACCTTTCGATCTTCTATCTTCAAGGGTAATACTTCAACAGTCAAATTGTCCCTCACTTGTACTTCATCCATTTGAATCACATGTGACAGATCAGGAATATACCTTGGAAGTTGGGACACATGGAATACACTATGTAGGTTTGaaagtgacggcggtaaagcaacttgataggctacttctcctacTCTCTTAATAATTTGATAAGGTCCAATGAAACATGGCATAAGTTTCTTAGATTTTAGGGCACGTCTGACCCCCGTCGTTGGAGTAACTCTTAGAAATATGTGGTCTCCTTCTTGAAATTCTATTGGCTTCCGTCTtttgtcatgataactcttctgcCTACTTTGAGATGCTTTCATTTTCTCTTGGATCGTCCTAACCTTCTCAGTGGTTTGTTGGACAATCTCCGGTCCAAGCACCACACTttcaccggactcataccaacacaagGGTGTTCGGCATCTTCTACCATACAATGCTTCGAAAGGCGCCATTCCAATACTAGAATGGAAGCTGTTATTATAGGTGAATTCAATCAACGGCAGATAAGATTCCCAACTTCCTCCCTGTTCTAGGACCCAAGCCCTCAACAGGTCCTCCAAGGATTAGATTGTCCTCTCGGTTTGCCCATCGGTCTGCGGATGATAAGCAAAACTCAGCCTCAATTTTGTTCCTAATGCACCTTGTAAACTCTCCCAAAATCTTGAGGTGAACCTTGGATCTCtatctgaaacaatactcgaGGGAACGCCATGTAACTTAACAATCTGCTCAACATAAATCTCAGCTAGTCTTTGTAACGGATAATTGATTCTTATAGGCAAGAAATGAGCTGACTTAGTCAATCTATCCACAATTACCCAAATGGAATCATTCCCTTTTGCGGTATTTGGTAGTCCAACTACAAAATCCATAGAAATGTTGTCCCACTTCCATTCTGGAATGCttaacggttgcatcaaacctGATGGATTCTGGTGCTCTATTTTCGACTTCTGGCATACTAAACAAGTGTACACAAACTCAGCTATTTCTTTCTTCATACCTTCccaccaaaacatcttcttaAGGTCTTGGTACATTTTAGTGGCTCCCGGATGTATGCTCAACCCACTCTGGTGTCCCTCCTCTAAAATACTCTGCTTTAACTCTGGCACATCTGGTACACAAACTCTATCCCTAAACCTAATGATTCCACGCTCATCAAT from Lathyrus oleraceus cultivar Zhongwan6 chromosome 1, CAAS_Psat_ZW6_1.0, whole genome shotgun sequence includes:
- the LOC127093371 gene encoding uncharacterized protein LOC127093371, translated to MAPFEALYGRRCRTPLCWYESGESVVLGPEIVQQTTEKVRTIQEKMKASQSRQKSYHDKRRKPIEFQEGDHIFLRVTPTTGVRRALKSKKLMPCFIGPYQIIKRVGEVAYQVALPPSLSNLHSVFHVSQLPRYIPDLSHVIQMDEVQVRDNLTVEVLPLKIEDRKVKNLRGKEIALVKVTWGGPARGNITWELEDKMKESYPELFSSVK